One window of Salvelinus fontinalis isolate EN_2023a chromosome 19, ASM2944872v1, whole genome shotgun sequence genomic DNA carries:
- the LOC129816495 gene encoding TSC22 domain family protein 1-like isoform X2 yields MHHPDSAGDSGSVRKMAHPANFPRRGSNINTGAGSGPMSTPANLAVSNSHVPAEDYQSPLLMQSQPLVGSSSPGPQHPPHSLNLHSQPQPQALSSGSQVKKKSGFQITSVTPAQISVSTNNSIAEDTESYDDLDESHTEDLSSSEILDVSLSKANDMAGGERSSSEETLNNFHEAVTPGAVSPNQPPHSLIQGPQHGGMVNGNVHHHHHHHYQHQQGQHNHPHQALAQPPSSAPHSTPTSGGAGGGSKMPSAMGVLLENVSVGSASVAAQPVAVVPLPGMHDSTAGATISIANPLTSNISIVDMYISSNVPVMGGVSTSASSSGGGFPPSVMSSSGGVGGLMGSNFGNTNPNINLIQNQSSGTVNSSITMNSAAATASVVLGPSSGTQGGGAAMPQPGKSSGMASASVPSQPAPTLAPATTSSRFRVVKLDSSSEPFKKGRWTCTEYYDKETPGSAPAPSFSEVSLPSGRGVESMRPCGPEIVTGGSEREGISGSSVNSTVSTLSHYTDNVGSGEAGGTPLLQPQYQDYSNPPKAFQTSHPSLPMGVSQPHLLTTVAPSVPASAHHPAPINMAGLKTTLGHPTTPMPQQPLTYAQAASIQAPASAQGLVGVHQQQMSYALPQQPSVPSHAAPVHRLSQVGGMHPDYPHPQAGLPKPALPQALPGPGQMGVPQQQVVGSILQPQGLQQQPQQTSLQVSAAGTGLMPQMGPGVPGFGQQPQGHPLSLDHQHQQQQQSLPGQAQGLATQLPVPPNQGCLASIVPHSNPQNDPQPQNSSGLAQSQLQSQPPRVSMPQAVATQASALYASLPSFTTTQLEDAQRLLFQHQSALLAQALPKLAGEGGSEMGTGLGTESNPAATAVSALTASAGLFKAVDGDDDGQAPREAGG; encoded by the exons ATGCACCATCCTGATTCTGCAGGAGACTCTGGCAGCGTCAGAAAGATGGCGCACCCGGCGAATTTTCCTAGAAGgggtagtaacattaacactggCGCCGGGAGTGGCCCCATGTCAACACCAGCTAATTTGGCTGTTAGCAACAGCCACGTCCCCGCTGAAGACTACCAATCACCCCTCCTGATGCAGTCTCAACCCCTTGTTGGATCATCCTCCCCCGGGCCTCAGCACCCTCCCCACAGCCTGAACCTGCACTCCCAGCCACAGCCCCAGGCTCTGTCCTCTGGGTCACAGGTGAAGAAGAAAAGCGGCTTCCAGATCACTAGCGTGACCCCAGCCCAGATTTCTGTGAGCACCAACAACAGCATAGCAGAAGACACAGAGAGCTATGATGATCTGGATGAGTCTCATACGGAGGATCTTTCCTCTTCAGAGATCCTGgatgtctccctctctaaggcCAATGACATGGCtggaggtgagaggagttcctcgGAGGAGACACTGAATAACTTCCATGAGGCGGTCACACCCGGGGCAGTCTCCCCCAACCAGCCCCCCCACTCCTTAATCCAGGGACCCCAGCACGGAGGGATGGTTAATGGGAATgtgcaccaccaccatcatcaccactaccaacATCAGCAGGGGCAACATAATCATCCTCACCAGGCCCTGGCTCAGCCTCCTTCCTCAGCCCCCCACTCAACCCCCACGTCTGGAGGAGCTGGTGGTGGCTCAAAGATGCCTTCTGCCATGGGGGTCCTTCTGGAGAATGTTTCAGTGGGTTCTGCCAGTGTTGCTGCTCAGCCTGTAGCAGTTGTCCCTCTCCCTGGAATGcatgactctactgctggtgctaCCATTAGCATAGCTAATCCCCTGACCAGCAATATTAGTATTGTGGATATGTACATCTCTTCCAATGTGCCTGTGATGGGGGGTGTTAGCACCAGCGCTAGCAGCAGTGGTGGTGGCTTCCCCCCTAGTGTGATGAGTAGCAGTGGTGGGGTTGGAGGTTTGATGGGGAGTAACTTTGGCAACACCAACCCCAATATCAATTTGATACAAAATCAAAGCTCTGGAACTGTGAACTCGAGCATCACTATGAATTCTGCTGCTGCCACTGCCTCCGTGGTGTTGGGGCCCTCCAGTGGCACCCAGGGTGGAGGAGCTGCCATGCCCCAGCCAGGGAAGAGCTCTGGCATGGCTTCAGCCTCAGTCCCCTCCCAGCCAGCCCCAACACTAGCTCCTGCCACCACCAGCTCCCGTTTCAGAGTGGTCAAGCTTGACTCCAGCTCGGAGCCTTTTAAAAAGGGCAGATGGACATGTACTGAGTACTATGACAAGGAGACCCCAGGTTCAGCCCCTGCCCCCTCGTTCTCTGAGGTTTCTCTTCCTAGTGGACGGGGTGTGGAGAGCATGCGACCGTGCGGGCCTGAGATTGTGACAGGGGGGTCGGAGAGAGAGGGCATCAGTGGGAGTTCAGTGAACAGCACAGTCAGCACACTGAGTCACTACACAGATAACGTTGGCAGTGGAGAGGCCGGAGGCACCCCATTACTCCAGCCCCAGTACCAGGATTACTCCAACCCCCCTAAGGCCTTCCAGACCTCCCACCCCAGCCTCCCCATGGGGGTGTCCCAGCCTCACCTGCTGACCACTGTGGCTCCCTCAGTCCCCGCCAGTGCTCATCACCCTGCCCCCATCAACATGGCTGGCCTCAAGACCACCCTAGGCCACCCTACCACTCCCATGCCCCAACAGCCGCTCACCTACGCCCAGGCAGCCTCTATCCAAGCCCCAGCCTCAGCTCAGGGACTAGTGGGGGTGCATCAGCAGCAGATGAGCTATGCTCTTCCCCAGCAGCCTTCTGTCCCTTCCCATGCAGCCCCAGTGCACAGGCTGAGCCAGGTTGGAGGTATGCATCCAGACTACCCTCATCCCCAGGCAGGCCTACCCAAACCTGCTCTCCCACAGGCCCTGCCTGGACCTGGGCAGATGGGAGTCCCGCAGCAGCAGGTGGTTGGCTCCATACTCCAACCCCAGGGTCTTCAACAGCAGCCCCAGCAGACCTCTCTCCAGGTCTCTGCAGCAGGAACGGGGCTAATGCCTCAGATGGGCCCAGGAGTGCCCGGGTTTGGGCAGCAGCCACAAGGACACCCTCTCTCCCTGGACCACCAACATCAACAACAGCAGCAGTCACTCCCAGGCCAAGCCCAAGGACTTGCCACCCAGCTGCCTGTCCCCCCTAACCAGGGCTGCCTAGCCTCCATTGTGCCTCATTCTAACCCCCAGAACGACCCCCAGCCCCAGAACAGCAGTGGACTGGCCCAATCTCAACTCCAGTCCCAGCCACCCAGGGTCAGCATGCCCCAGGCTGTGGCTACCCAGGCCAGTGCCCTGTATGCCAGCCTGCCCTCCTTCACCACCACCCAGCTGGAGGATGCCCAGCGCCTGCTCTTCCAGCACCAGTCTGCCTTGCTGGCACAGGCCCTGCCCAAGCTGGCTGGGGAGGGTGGCTCTGAGATGGGCACAGGGCTAGGGACTGAAAGTAACCCTGCCGCCACCGCGGTCAGTGCCTTAACCGCTTCTGCCGGACTCTTCAAAGCTGTGGACGGAGACGATGACGG gcaggctcctcgtgaggcaggtggttag